One Corynebacterium efficiens YS-314 DNA segment encodes these proteins:
- a CDS encoding acyl-CoA carboxylase subunit beta, which translates to MASKEKTMQERLEVLAAERERVSLGGGQAKIDKQHDKGRLTARERVAQLVDEGTFRETGMFATHRTTHFGMDKVDAPADGVVTGTGAVFSRPVHIASQDFTVMGGSAGEKQSEKVAAMMEASATTGTPFVFINDSGGARVQEGIDSLSGYGKVFYHNVLLSGLVPQISIIAGPCAGGAAYSPALTDFIIQVRGAQMFITGPGVIKSVTGEDVTSEQLGGVDAHMAKAGNIHFEADNDEQAILIAQKLLSFLPQNNTEEPPVVNPDPVVEPDPGLRDIVPVDGKKGYDVREIIARIVDNADFLEVQEGFARNIVIGFGRVVGHTVGIVANQPQVMSGVLDIDSSDKASAFIRFCNAFNIPLVTLVDVPGFMPGVAQEHGGIIRHGAKMLYAYSAATVPKITVVLRKSYGGAHLAMCSKDLGADRVFAWPTAEIAVMGADGAVNVVFRREIAEAEDQETRREELIQEYKDTFSSPFMAASRGLVDDIIDPAETRLQIADALMVLANKRTHRPHKKHGLGPT; encoded by the coding sequence ATGGCTAGCAAGGAAAAAACCATGCAGGAGCGCCTTGAGGTGCTGGCTGCGGAACGTGAACGCGTCAGCCTCGGCGGGGGACAGGCCAAGATCGACAAACAGCACGACAAGGGCCGACTGACCGCCCGCGAGCGGGTGGCACAACTGGTGGATGAGGGCACCTTCCGGGAGACCGGGATGTTCGCCACCCACCGCACCACCCACTTCGGCATGGACAAGGTTGATGCCCCGGCAGACGGCGTGGTCACCGGCACCGGTGCCGTGTTTTCGCGCCCGGTGCACATCGCCAGCCAGGACTTCACCGTCATGGGTGGCTCCGCCGGTGAGAAACAGTCCGAGAAGGTCGCGGCCATGATGGAGGCCTCCGCCACCACCGGCACCCCGTTCGTGTTCATCAATGATTCCGGTGGCGCCCGCGTCCAGGAGGGTATTGATTCCCTCTCCGGATACGGCAAGGTGTTCTACCACAATGTGCTGCTCTCCGGTCTGGTGCCGCAGATCTCCATCATCGCCGGCCCCTGCGCCGGTGGCGCAGCCTACTCCCCGGCACTGACCGACTTCATCATCCAGGTCCGTGGGGCCCAGATGTTCATCACTGGACCCGGTGTGATCAAATCCGTGACCGGTGAGGATGTCACCTCCGAACAGCTCGGTGGCGTGGATGCTCACATGGCCAAGGCCGGCAACATCCACTTCGAGGCAGACAACGATGAGCAGGCCATCCTCATCGCACAGAAGCTCCTGAGCTTCCTGCCCCAGAACAACACCGAGGAACCACCGGTGGTCAACCCCGACCCGGTCGTGGAACCCGACCCCGGCCTGCGCGATATCGTCCCGGTGGACGGCAAAAAGGGCTACGACGTGCGCGAGATCATCGCCCGCATCGTCGACAACGCCGACTTCCTGGAGGTCCAGGAGGGATTCGCCCGTAATATCGTCATCGGGTTCGGCCGCGTTGTCGGTCACACCGTCGGCATCGTGGCCAACCAGCCGCAGGTGATGTCCGGTGTCCTGGACATCGACTCCTCCGACAAGGCCAGTGCCTTCATCCGCTTCTGTAATGCCTTCAACATTCCCCTGGTCACCCTCGTGGACGTGCCGGGCTTCATGCCGGGTGTGGCACAGGAACATGGCGGCATCATCCGTCACGGCGCGAAGATGCTCTATGCCTACTCCGCCGCCACCGTCCCGAAGATCACCGTGGTGCTGCGCAAATCCTATGGTGGTGCACACCTGGCGATGTGTTCGAAGGATCTCGGCGCCGACCGTGTGTTCGCCTGGCCGACAGCGGAGATCGCTGTCATGGGTGCCGACGGAGCCGTCAATGTGGTCTTCCGGCGCGAGATCGCCGAGGCCGAGGACCAGGAGACCCGCCGTGAGGAACTGATCCAGGAGTACAAGGACACCTTCTCCTCACCGTTCATGGCCGCCTCCCGCGGACTGGTGGATGACATCATCGACCCGGCGGAGACCCGCCTCCAGATCGCCGACGCACTCATGGTGCTGGCCAATAAACGAACCCACAGGCCACACAAGAAACACGGTCTGGGACCGACATAA
- a CDS encoding biotin/lipoyl-containing protein, translated as MKLNVTVNGITYNVEVEVEEEQRQLGPIIIGSARTNTPAAPTTASIQGVAANAVVAPLAGSVFKILVAEGDTIEAGQVLLVLEAMKMETEITAPSAGVVGAINVKEGEAVQGGQSLIEID; from the coding sequence ATGAAACTCAACGTAACCGTCAACGGAATCACCTACAACGTCGAAGTCGAGGTGGAGGAGGAGCAGAGGCAGCTCGGCCCGATCATCATCGGTTCGGCGCGCACAAACACCCCCGCTGCCCCCACCACCGCCTCCATCCAGGGTGTCGCCGCCAACGCGGTGGTCGCACCCCTGGCCGGATCGGTGTTTAAGATCCTCGTGGCAGAGGGCGACACCATCGAGGCAGGTCAGGTGCTTCTCGTCCTTGAGGCGATGAAGATGGAAACCGAGATCACCGCGCCATCCGCAGGTGTGGTCGGGGCCATCAACGTCAAGGAGGGGGAGGCCGTCCAGGGCGGCCAGTCGCTCATCGAGATCGATTAG
- a CDS encoding trypsin-like serine protease: protein MRLPVSRRTVVTTSILAAGVTLLAPSTQATPITEPTPQPVIEQSTVAARWVDTAGVVDQANAALSPLGITLDRTVAEQFDTTANAHIDAGISAGITAGVLPADAQTATPYTTAADQTVQAPASPQTVIVETPLLAPAGAQVRPPLPNYTVRTDIPAQVMALAPGEVLHRVPGSWFNQPAVPVESRVAEEQGRSLFGPGTPIYLGQNSMCTLAVTGVDADGRKIGITAGHCGDVGDAVRSADSFWVGEAGTIVADGSNDDYSVIEFGSNAEISNSYNGVTVNGIGGQTSNLQEVCKTGVATGFTCGLVWTADERLTMSQLCAMQGDSGAPVIANGRVVGLISGGVVPNHDLSCRTPIQGPLHMPSLSVNMDRIISEMDASGGPGRGFTLAGQ from the coding sequence ATGCGCCTCCCGGTTTCACGCCGTACCGTTGTAACGACCTCCATTCTGGCAGCCGGGGTGACCCTGTTGGCGCCGTCAACGCAGGCAACACCCATCACCGAACCGACCCCCCAGCCGGTGATCGAACAGAGCACCGTGGCTGCGCGGTGGGTGGACACCGCAGGTGTGGTGGATCAGGCCAATGCCGCACTTTCGCCCCTGGGTATCACGCTGGATCGCACGGTGGCCGAGCAGTTCGACACCACCGCCAACGCGCACATCGATGCGGGTATCAGCGCAGGGATCACCGCCGGGGTCCTGCCTGCCGACGCACAGACCGCCACCCCGTACACCACCGCCGCGGACCAGACAGTGCAGGCACCCGCGTCCCCCCAGACCGTCATCGTCGAGACACCCCTGCTGGCACCCGCGGGAGCACAGGTCCGCCCACCGCTGCCCAACTACACCGTGCGCACGGACATCCCCGCGCAGGTCATGGCACTGGCCCCGGGTGAGGTGCTACACCGCGTGCCGGGATCCTGGTTCAACCAGCCGGCCGTCCCGGTGGAATCCCGGGTGGCCGAGGAGCAGGGCAGGTCACTCTTCGGACCGGGGACACCGATCTATCTCGGTCAGAACTCCATGTGCACCCTCGCGGTCACCGGTGTGGATGCGGATGGGCGCAAGATCGGTATCACCGCCGGTCACTGCGGTGATGTCGGTGATGCGGTGCGATCCGCCGATTCCTTCTGGGTGGGGGAGGCCGGCACGATTGTCGCCGACGGGTCCAATGACGATTATTCCGTCATCGAGTTCGGATCCAACGCCGAGATCTCCAACTCCTACAACGGGGTGACGGTCAACGGCATCGGCGGGCAGACCTCCAACCTGCAGGAGGTGTGCAAAACGGGTGTGGCCACCGGATTCACCTGTGGCCTGGTGTGGACCGCGGATGAACGCCTGACCATGTCGCAGCTGTGCGCCATGCAGGGTGATTCCGGGGCGCCGGTGATCGCGAACGGTCGGGTCGTGGGGTTGATCTCCGGTGGTGTCGTCCCGAATCACGATCTGTCCTGCCGCACCCCGATCCAGGGCCCGCTGCACATGCCGTCCCTGTCGGTGAACATGGACCGCATCATCTCCGAGATGGACGCCAGTGGTGGTCCGGGCCGCGGGTTCACCCTCGCCGGACAGTAA
- the hisN gene encoding histidinol-phosphatase, which produces MSNYADDLALALELAELADSITLDRFEATDLDVSSKPDMTPVSDADLAVETALREKLATARPSDAILGEEFGGETELTGRQWVIDPIDGTKNFVRGVPVWATLIALLDDGRPVAGVISAPALARRWWASEGSGAWRTFNGSSPRKLCVSSVTKLADASVSFSSLEGWKARDLRKNFIELSDDTWRLRGYGDFFSYCLVAEGAVDIAAEPEVSLWDLAPLSILVTEAGGRFSSLAGEDGPHGGDAVATNGALHDEVLKRLRG; this is translated from the coding sequence ATGAGCAACTACGCAGACGATTTAGCCCTCGCCCTCGAACTGGCTGAACTGGCCGATTCCATCACCCTCGACCGTTTCGAGGCCACCGATTTAGATGTCTCCTCCAAGCCGGACATGACCCCGGTCAGCGACGCCGACCTGGCCGTGGAAACCGCGCTGCGCGAGAAACTCGCCACCGCGCGCCCCTCCGACGCCATCCTCGGTGAGGAATTCGGCGGCGAGACGGAATTAACCGGACGCCAGTGGGTCATCGACCCCATCGACGGCACCAAGAACTTCGTCCGCGGTGTTCCCGTGTGGGCCACCCTCATCGCCCTGCTTGACGACGGCCGCCCCGTCGCCGGTGTCATCTCCGCCCCGGCACTCGCCCGCCGCTGGTGGGCCTCCGAAGGATCCGGTGCGTGGCGGACCTTCAACGGCAGCTCCCCCCGCAAACTGTGTGTGTCCTCCGTGACCAAGCTTGCGGATGCGTCGGTCTCCTTCTCCTCCCTGGAGGGTTGGAAGGCCCGTGACCTGCGCAAGAACTTCATCGAACTCTCAGACGACACCTGGCGCCTGCGCGGATACGGTGATTTCTTCTCCTACTGCCTGGTCGCAGAGGGTGCCGTGGACATCGCCGCTGAACCCGAGGTCTCCCTCTGGGATCTTGCTCCCCTGTCCATCCTGGTCACCGAGGCCGGCGGGCGGTTCAGCTCCCTGGCCGGGGAGGACGGCCCCCACGGCGGCGACGCTGTGGCCACCAACGGCGCACTTCACGATGAGGTGCTGAAGCGCCTGCGGGGCTAA
- a CDS encoding inositol monophosphatase family protein translates to MSNTEQSHPAATLDDMIATITKTFVIAHDQDSDEHLAQALVYNAGRLAWRMRENGLSTDYKTSVSDVVTDADHAAEAFVAGALEALRPEDGVVGEEGANRASQSGRFWVVDPVDGTYNFTRGSDYWCSALALVEGDPASPERLRFGAVHRPAMGYTWFGGPGIRTTRDGVELSMLVDEPLSRTALATYIHPTWLADPQVSAAWQAVATRAAALRMLGAGSVDLGGVADGTSGVWMQHTVADWDWLPGRALVEGVGGAAIKVTAGGVEWCVAGNVQAVSEVADLLGELG, encoded by the coding sequence ATGAGTAATACTGAGCAGTCGCATCCCGCCGCCACCCTCGATGACATGATCGCCACGATCACCAAGACCTTCGTCATCGCGCACGACCAGGACTCCGATGAGCACCTGGCGCAGGCCCTCGTCTACAACGCCGGCCGTCTGGCCTGGCGCATGCGGGAAAATGGTCTGAGCACCGATTACAAGACCTCGGTCTCCGATGTGGTCACCGACGCCGACCATGCCGCCGAGGCGTTTGTCGCTGGCGCGTTGGAGGCGCTGCGCCCCGAGGACGGTGTCGTGGGTGAGGAGGGTGCCAACCGGGCGTCGCAAAGCGGTCGTTTCTGGGTGGTCGACCCGGTCGACGGCACCTACAACTTCACCCGCGGCTCGGATTACTGGTGCAGCGCGCTCGCCCTCGTCGAGGGTGATCCGGCCAGCCCGGAGCGGCTGCGGTTCGGCGCGGTGCACCGCCCCGCGATGGGTTACACGTGGTTCGGCGGGCCCGGGATCCGCACCACCCGCGACGGGGTCGAGCTTTCCATGCTTGTCGACGAACCCCTCTCCCGCACCGCCCTGGCCACCTACATCCACCCCACCTGGCTGGCGGACCCGCAGGTCAGCGCCGCCTGGCAGGCGGTGGCCACCCGTGCGGCCGCCCTGCGCATGCTCGGTGCCGGCTCCGTTGATCTCGGTGGCGTGGCCGATGGCACCAGCGGGGTGTGGATGCAGCACACCGTCGCCGACTGGGACTGGCTGCCCGGCCGCGCACTCGTCGAGGGTGTCGGCGGCGCGGCGATCAAGGTGACCGCCGGCGGCGTCGAATGGTGCGTGGCGGGCAACGTTCAGGCGGTATCCGAGGTCGCCGATCTCCTCGGCGAACTAGGATAG
- the prfB gene encoding peptide chain release factor 2, with protein MRPEISAELSELDSTLTTIEKILNPEELSDRVRELEAQAADPGLWDNPDHAQQVTSELSHVQAELRKVTELRQRLDDLPIMYELAEEEGDDTSLVDEELADLRTGVEALEVKTMLSGEYDAREAVINIRSGAGGVDAADWAEMLMRMYIRWAEKHGHKVDVYDISYAEEAGIKSATFVVHGDYMYGQLSVEQGAHRLVRISPFDNQGRRQTSFAEVEVLPVVEQVDSIDIPDSEVRVDVYRSSGPGGQSVNTTDSAVRLTHIPTGIVVTCQNEKSQIQNKASAMRVLQAKLLEKKRQEERAEMDALGAGGNASWGNQMRSYVLHPYQMVKDLRTNYEVNDPSKVLDGDIDGLLEAGIRWRMAQQQES; from the coding sequence ATGCGTCCCGAAATCTCTGCAGAACTTTCCGAGCTCGACAGCACCCTCACCACCATTGAGAAGATCCTCAATCCCGAGGAGCTGTCCGACCGTGTTCGCGAGCTGGAGGCCCAGGCCGCCGATCCGGGGCTGTGGGACAACCCCGACCACGCCCAGCAGGTCACCTCCGAGCTTTCCCACGTGCAGGCGGAACTGCGCAAGGTCACCGAACTGCGCCAGCGTCTGGATGATCTGCCGATCATGTATGAACTGGCCGAGGAGGAGGGCGATGACACCTCCCTGGTGGATGAGGAACTGGCGGACCTGCGCACCGGCGTCGAGGCCCTTGAGGTCAAGACCATGCTGTCCGGTGAATACGATGCCCGCGAGGCCGTGATCAACATCCGCTCCGGCGCCGGTGGTGTGGACGCCGCCGACTGGGCCGAGATGCTCATGCGCATGTACATCCGCTGGGCGGAGAAGCACGGCCACAAGGTGGATGTCTATGACATCTCCTACGCAGAGGAGGCCGGCATCAAGTCGGCGACCTTCGTGGTCCACGGTGACTATATGTATGGCCAGCTCTCCGTGGAGCAGGGGGCCCACCGCCTGGTGCGCATCAGTCCCTTCGACAACCAGGGCCGCCGCCAGACCTCGTTCGCCGAGGTGGAGGTGCTGCCCGTGGTGGAGCAGGTCGACTCCATCGACATCCCCGATTCGGAGGTCCGCGTGGATGTCTACCGCTCCTCCGGTCCCGGTGGCCAGTCCGTCAACACCACCGACTCCGCGGTCCGCCTGACCCACATCCCGACCGGCATCGTCGTGACCTGTCAGAATGAGAAATCCCAGATCCAGAACAAGGCCTCTGCCATGCGGGTGCTCCAGGCGAAACTGCTGGAGAAGAAGCGCCAGGAGGAACGCGCCGAGATGGACGCCCTGGGTGCCGGCGGCAACGCCTCCTGGGGTAACCAGATGCGCTCCTATGTCCTGCACCCGTACCAGATGGTGAAGGATCTGCGCACCAACTACGAGGTCAATGATCCCTCCAAGGTGCTCGACGGTGACATCGACGGTCTGCTGGAGGCCGGCATCCGCTGGCGGATGGCTCAGCAGCAGGAGAGCTAG